A genome region from Etheostoma cragini isolate CJK2018 chromosome 4, CSU_Ecrag_1.0, whole genome shotgun sequence includes the following:
- the LOC117943269 gene encoding olfactory receptor class A-like protein 4: MGLLVSASPVQMTFYAILVILGILGNTTVFVVIGKSVIMDRVGGRTSDIIIINMVLSNLLVSLMRNVLIVISDMGVKMYSSKGWCRYLMVVWVWLRSVNVWSTLFLSAFHFRTLRRVAPTIACRGIPKTLLLSLVLIWFLNLIYSIPAYIYSTNGDINSTETLMLVSSTTRPLLGCVWKFPSRFHGLAYATASIVVNEAIPIILMVFTSLGSFYTLYNYGRTQSLGKDAPLMKRVPAERRAAKVILALILLFIASWGTSIISVNYFNYNRGSSVEFLLVISRFSHIAFIAMSPLILAVSHRRVRAFIHSFLSH; encoded by the exons ATGGGACTTCTTGTCTCTGCGTCCCCTGTGCAAATGACCTTTTATGCAATCCTGGTAATACTTGGCATCCTGGGTAATACCACTGTTTTTGTGGTGATTGGTAAGAGTGTAATAATGGACCGTGTTGGGGGACGTACCTCGGACATCATAATCATTAACATGGTACTGTCTAACCTGCTTGTGTCTCTGATGAGGAACGTGCTGATTGTCATATCTGACATGGGAGTCAAG atGTACTCATCCAAAGGGTGGTGTCGGTACCTCATGGTTGTCTGGGTGTGGCTGCGATCGGTCAATGTTTGGTCAACGCTCTTCCTCAGTGCGTTCCACTTCCGGACACTGAGGCGTGTGGCTCCTACTATCGCATGCCGGGGCATTCCCAAGACACTACTGCTTAGTCTGGTGCTCATCTGGTTTCTCAATCTTATTTACTCAATTCCTGCTTATATATATTCCACTAATGGGGACATCAACAGTACAGAG aCCCTGATGCTGGTGAGCAGCACAACTCGCCCCCTGCTGGGCTGTGTGTGGAAATTTCCCTCCAGATTCCATGGCCTGGCCTATGCCACTGCATCTATTGTCGTTAATGAAGCAATTCCCATTATCCTTATGGTCTTTACCAGCCTGGGCTCCTTTTACACACTCTACAACTATGGCAGGACTCAGAGTTTGGGAAAGGACGCACCTTTAATGAAACGTGTGCCTGCTGAGAGACGAGCAGCcaag GTGATTCTCGCTCTCATATTGCTCTTCATTGCATCCTGGGGAACCAGCATTATTTCAGTCAACTATTTCAACTACAACCGTGGATCATCTGTGGAGTTTCTTCTGGTCATTTCTCGCTTTTCACACATTGCCTTCATTGCCATGTCACCTCTTATTCTGGCAGTCAGCCACCGGCGTGTGCGtgctttcattcattcttttctctctcactga
- the LOC117943290 gene encoding olfactory receptor class A-like protein 4, with amino-acid sequence MSEVLTLDAILFGFLVFSGILGNILVIHVVFQSAVETPSRRLPPSDTILVHLSLANLLTSLFRTVPIFVSDLGLDVSLSPGWCRIFMLLWVWWRAVGCWVTLALSVFHYTTLRRHHTSFGPLTQQRDRRRVWIILGLVWGANLAFSIPALVYSTHVRGNSTVELMVISCTTRPLLGCVWEFPSNQQGAAFASSSLAINEVLPLVLMVCTSSATLHALAKHIRAVASAAESGGIHGHPDKHVSTERKAAHVIMLLVLLFVVCWALQVAAVTYYNYDGGRHAQGLLTVAQFSASLFVGFSPVVVALGHGKLRRRIMSMILMRFKVFRCHKEDTEEMGKSPKTKRKKGKLTVFSVQKDRKVIKVKAKVKANK; translated from the exons ATGTCAGAGGTCCTCACTTTAGATGCTATTTTGTTTGGGTTCTTGGTCTTTTCAGGCATCCTGGGAAACATCCTGGTCATCCATGTG GTGTTTCAGTCAGCTGTTGAGACTCCGTCTCGGAGACTCCCTCCCTCTGACACAATTTTGGTGCATCTGTCACTGGCCAACCTGCTGACCTCTCTTTTCCGCACAGTACCTATCTTTGTGTCAGACCTGGGCTTGGATGTATCTCTGTCTCCAGGCTGGTGCCGAATCTTCATGCTTCTGTGGGTGTGGTGGCGAGCTGTGGGTTGTTGGGTGACTCTAGCACTTAGCGTCTTCCACTACACCACCCTGAGGCGACATCACACGTCCTTTGGACCTCTTACACAGCAGAGGGACAGGCGGCGGGTTTGGATCATTCTGGGGCTTGTGTGGGGGGCAAACCTGGCCTTCTCAATTCCAGCTCTGGTGTATAGCACTCATGTTCGTGGCAACAGTACTGTGGAGCTGATGGTGATCAGCTGCACCACCAGGCCTCTCCTGGGCTGCGTCTGGGAGTTCCCCTCCAACCAACAGGGTGCAGCCTTCGCTTCTTCTTCGCTTGCAATTAATGAGGTGTTGCCACTGGTGCTAATGGTTTGCACCAGTTCAGCCACACTTCATGCTCTGGCAAAACACATTCGAGCTGTTGCCTCAGCGGCAGAGTCAGGAGGAATCCACGGGCACCCGGACAAACACGTGTCCACTGAACGCAAAGCAGCTCATGTAATCATGTTGCTGGTGTTGCTCTTTGTGGTCTGTTGGGCGTTGCAGGTTGCTGCAGTGACATACTACAACTATGACGGGGGACGACACGCTCAAGGGTTACTGACTGTGGCTCAGTTCTCTGCTTCGCTGTTTGTGGGATTCAGTCCCGTAGTGGTGGCCCTGGGACATGGCAAGCTAAGGAGGAGGATCATGAGTATGATCCTGATGCGGTTTAAAGTTTTTAGATGTCACAAGGAAGACACTGAAGAAATGGGTAAATCCCCAAagactaaaagaaagaaagggaaactaACTGTTTTTAGTGTTCAAAAAGATAGGAAGGTCATAAAAGTGAAGGCCAAAGTTAAAGCAAACAAATGA